Below is a window of Sporosarcina ureae DNA.
AAGACTCAAGATTATTCGAGACCGAAACTAGTGCAGTTACATCATTTTGCTCCAATTCATTCAAAATCTTACTACGTTGATCTATTTCATACATATCCATATGAATATGTGCATCGATTACATATCTTCTCAAGACCCATTACTCCCCCCGCTTTGATTTACTATGTTCCACGTGAAACGTCTACCCGTAAATGAACCTTGTCTATTATATCTGCGTCCTACTAATTTACATTAGGAAAAGCAGGTGGTGGTTTATGAATTCGCACCGCATACAAACAAGAGTCGTACATGCTATAAAACAACTTGGTACGTTTGGCTGGCAACAAGCACTTTCTTGTATCTTCCCTGTCATAATTTTCGCTTCGCTTGCACTAACACAAATTATCACTCTGCCATTTCTGCCAAGGTATGATTGGTTGCTTCTAATTTTTGTAGCAACTCAGTGGTGGATGGTACGCTCGGGTCTTGAAACACGGGACGAACTAAAAGTAATTACGCTCTTTCATATGATCGGTCTTACTTTGGAGATCTTCAAAGTACATATGGGTTCATGGTCTTACCCTGAGGAAGGGTATTTCAAAATTTTAGGTGTCCCCTTATACAGTGGCTTTATGTATGCGAGTGTAGCAAGCTATTTGTGTCAGGCCTGGCGTCGACTTGATGTACAACTCATTCAATGGCCTTCCTTCTACATAGTCGTTCCGCTATCCATTGCCATCTACGGAAATTTCTTCACTCACCACTATTGGATTGATATGCGTTGGTGGTTGTCTGTACTCGTTCTAATCGTTTTCTGGCGTGCGTCGGTACGCTATCAGGTAAACGATGTATCGTATCGAATGCCGTTAGCCCTTTCATTTGTTCTTATAGGTTTTTTTGTTTGGATTGCTGAAAACATTGCTACTTTCTTTGGTGCATGGACCTATCCAAACCAGAGTGAGACATGGCACCTAGTCGGAATCGGAAAATTAAGTTCTTGGTTGTTACTGGTCATTGTTAGTTTTCTTATCGTCGCTACGTTAAAGCAAATTAAAAAAGAGTAGCTCATTTTTTTGTACTGCGAATCATATATCATACTGATTTCCCAGGAAATATAGACGTCGTAACTAGTAAAAACGCAATAGCCCTATATGATGGGCTATTGCGTTTTTCATTCCGTATTAATGTGTAGTTGGTTTAGGATAATCGAAGCCTTTCGTATCTACTTCAACCGTCTTCATCTTTTGCTCTTCAACAGGCTTATCCATAGCGTCTGTTTCATTAGCCACGATAGCATCTACTGTTTCCATGCCTTCAATCACTTTACCGAAAGCTGCATACTCGCCATCCAGAGAAGCCGTTTCATCTGTCATGATGAAGAATTGTGAACCAGCGGAATTCGGATCCTGTGCACGTGCCATCGACAAGACACCACGCTCATGCTTCATATTGTTTTCAAAACCGTTTGAAGAGAATTCTCCATCAATAGAGTAACCAGGTCCGCCTGTCCCGTCACCCGAGGAGTCGCCACCTTGGATCATAAAGCCTGGAATGACGCGATGGAAAATCAACCCGTCATAGTAGCCGTCTTCAATTAACGAAATGAAGTTTGCTACTGAATTCGGTGCAACAGTCGGCTCTAATTCTAAAACGATTTGTTCGTCATTTTCCATTGTAATGGTTACAACTGGATTCTCTTTTACATCTGCTGAGTAATCTACCGCTTGTTCTTTAGGTTCTTCTTTCGGTGTCTCGGTAGTCGTTTCTGCTGGTTCTTCTTCAGTCGCTTTTCCACAACCTACTAAAAGAATGGCCAACGCCAGTATACTCATCATAAAGTACAATGCTTTGTTACGCTTGAACATATTTTCCCAACACTCCTAACTTTTATCTTTCATTATATCCTATTAATTCTCGGTGTCTGTATCGCGATAACGAATCGCTAACCCTTTTAAAAAGTTACGTGCATATCGATCTCCACATGGTTTGTAATTGCGGTGCCCTTCTTTACGAAGAACAGCACTTAATTCATTTTTAGAAATCGTCACACCGACACTTTCTAGAATATCAAGCATATCTTCACTTGTGAGCGCTAACGCAATTTTTACTTTTTTCAGCAAAATATTATTTACATTACGATGGCCCTCTTCAGACATTAAAAATGGTTGGGGAGCATTTCCTGTGTTCTCAGGTACTCCTCTTTTTGAAATGATGAGTCCATTAAGAAATGACTCTAACGTAATGTTGTCAATTTCTTTGGCATATTCATTCATTTGCATTTCATCCGTGCTATCCTCATTCGTTTTTGTTAGCATTTCTTTAACTTCCGCTCTGTTTGTTTTCAGTCCGCCTAGCGCAAACATTTCAACAACTGCCGAGTCTTTCAAATCCAGTGCATAACGCAGTCTACTTAAAATGTCATTATTATTCATGTGATCACCTGTTCCTTCTCTAGTATATTGCTGTGATTCTTAGTATAGCCTGTTTGGTTATAGAATGTCCTCATTCAGTCGACTGTTGTTTGATCTGCTTCTATCGTTTGTAAAAACTGGTCTCCGAAATTACAAATCGATGTCACGACTGGTTCTAATAGCAGACCCGTTTCACTTAATTGATATTCCACTTTAGGTGGTACAACAGGATAAACGTAGCGTGTCACAATATTATCCTCTTCCAACTCACGCAACTGTCTGATTAACATGCGTTGATTGGCGTCAGGAAGCTTTTTCTGCATCTCGCTTAGTCGTAATGGCGATTCGTGTAGCAAGCACCAGATAATCGCAATTTTCCAACGCCCGCCAATGACGGATAAAGCTAAATCCTTACTAGTGAAATATTGTTTATCTTTATAATGAATGACCATATTGCTTCACTTCTTTCTATACTATTCATGTTCATAGTGACAAAAGAGTCAGTATTGCATGGTGAATTATAATATGTAATGATAGAAATGTAAACACTATAAAGCAAAAGAAAGAAGGGCTTCATTTGAAAAGTAGAGCAGCTGTAGCATTCAAACCTGGAGAACCACTTAAAATTGTAGAAATCGATGTAGAAGAACCAAAAGCTAATGAGGTATTAGTCAAAATTCTTTACACTTCTGTCTGTCACACAGACGCATATACACTATCGGGCGATGACGCGGAAGGAGTATTCCCTGCCGTTTTAGGTCATGAAGGTGCTGGTGTCGTAGTTTCAATAGGTGAAGGAGTTACTTCCGTCAAACCTGGCGATCACGTGATTCCACTGTACACACCTGAATGTGGAAAATGTAAGTTCTGTCTATCCGGTAAAACTAACCTATGCGGCGCAATTCGCGAAACACAAGGTAAAGGATTAATGCCTGACGGTACTACACGCTTCTCTTACAACGGTGAACCCATCTATCACTACATGGGAACAAGTACTTTCAGTGAGTATACTGTCGTGTCTGAAATCTCCCTAGTTAAAGTAGAAGATCATAACGTACCACTTGATAAAGTATGTCTATTTGGTTGCGGCGTCACTACAGGTATCGGAGCTGTTCATAAGACAGCGAAAGTAGAAGAAGGTGCTGTTACAGCAGTCTTCGGTCTAGGAGCTATTGGTTTAGCCGTTATTCAAGGACTAAAGCAAGCGAAAGCAAGCCGAATCATCGCAATCGATCTCAATGAAGATAAGTTTGAACTAGCGAAGAAGATGGGCGCAACCGATTTCATCAACCCTTCTAAATTCGACAAGCCAATTCAAGAAGTCATTGTAGACATGACCGACGGCGGTGTAGATTACAGCTTCGAGTGTATCGGTAATGTCGAAGTCATGAAAGCTGCTCTTGAATGCTGCCATAAAGGTTGGGGCGAGAGCATCATCATTGGTGTCGCAGGTGCTGGTAAAGAAATTCATACACGTCCATTCCAACTAGTTACAGGTCGCGTATGGCGTGGATCTGCATTTGGCGGAGTAAAAGGAAGAACTGAATTGCCAGGGATGATTGATGACTACATGGACGGTGAAATTGATTTAGATTCGTTCATTACGCACCAACTAAACTTTACCGATATCAATGAAGCATTTGATTTACTGCATAAAGGTGAATCAATTCGATCAATACTAACATATGGAGAGTGAGATCATGAATGTAGAACGCGTTGAGCAAAGACGATCTTTTGGTGGGAAACAAAACAAGTACAACCATTATTCAGAAGTCCTCAAGTGTGATATGACATTTAGTATCTTCTTACCGTCAAATACAGAGCAAAAAGAAATACCTCTCATTTGGTTTTTATCGGGATTAACATGTACGGATGATAACTTCAGTCAAAAAAGTGGTTTCCAAAGCTTGGCTGAAAAACATCAAGCGGCAGTAATTATTCCAGATACATCACCACGCGGAGAAGACGTAGCGGACGATGAGGCGTTTGACCTTGGACAAGGTGCTGGCTTCTATTTGAATGCTACGGAAGAGCCTTGGGCAAAGAACTATCAGATGTATACGTATGTTACACAGGAGTTAAGTAAAATTGCAGCTACTCTTGTGCCTAACTTCTCAGGAAAAGAAAGTATTATGGGTCACTCGATGGGCGGTTATGGTGCCTTGATGATCGGAATGAAGAATGCAGACCGTTTCAAAGCGATTTCCGCGTTCTCCCCCATTTCAAGTCCAAGCGATGTTCCTTGGGGAATCAAAGCATTTACGACATACCTAGGTGAAGACAAAGCGACGTGGAAAGAGTGGGACACTGCCGAGTTAGTGAAGGAAGCAGGTATTCCTCCCATACTTATTACGCAAGGTACTGCAGATGGCTTTTATCCGGAGCAGTTGAATGAGAAACCGTTCCTTGAAAATGCGAAGCAGCATAATCAAGCAGTGGAATATAACAAAGTAGACGGCTATGATCATAGCTATTTCTTCATCTCTTCTTTCCTGGAGGAACACTTTGATTTCCATATGAAGAACTTGGGATAATTTGAATACATGTAGATAGTTGAAGAATATATAAGGGGGCGCTTCCCATTGGCCAACGGGAATGCGTCCCCTTGCACTGTCTATCAACGGTTCATCTTCCTATTGCATTCAGCTACATTCCGAATGTCCACATTATTTCTGATGTGGATGTTTTTGTTTTTAAGAGCATATGAACTAAGATAGAAGGAACGTATTAAAATCTATTACATAGGAGGGACTGTTACGATGGATCTAAAGAAAATGTTAGCCGATGAACGTGTGAAGCCGTATGTTCTGAAAGCCCGGTACGGTATTGAAAAGGAAGGACAACGCGTAGATTTGGAGGGGAATTTAGCGACGACGGATCACCCCGCAAGCGTTGGAACGGCAGATGAACATCCGTATATTCAGCGCGACTTCTCGGAAACGCAAATGGAATTGATCACCCCTGTCCTGAACACACGAGACGAATTATTTGATTATCTATCAGCTATCCATGACGTGGCATACCGCTCCATAGGAAAAGATGAAATGTTATGGCCATTAAGCATGCCACCTGCGCTTCCCGAAAAAGAGGAAGATATCAAGATTGCAAAATTGGAAAACTTCGAAAATGTTCTCTACCGACGCTCGTTGGCTAATTCATACGGTCGCCGAAAACAAATGATTTGCGGGATCCATTTTAATTTTGAATTCAGTGATGAATTGCTCGGGAAATTATTTGATTTGCAGTCCGAAACCAATAATTATCAATACTTCAAAACAAATATTTATTTAAAACTCACTAGAAATTACTTATACTACCGCTGGCTTGTGACGTACTTTTATGGTGCCTCCCCTACTAGTGATGAGAATTTCTACGGTTGCGATGATCAGCCAAATGAGCCGGTTAGAAGCATTAGAAGCAGCAGATTCGGCTATGTCAATCACGATGATGTGAAAGTTTCATTTAGCTCGATAGAGAAGTATATTGACGATTTATCTTGCGTAGTAAATAGAGGTTTGCTCGTAGAAGAAAAAGAATTCTATACCGCGATGCGCTTACGTGGAAGCGAGCGTGTAGAGGAATTCTTGACTGAAGGTGTTCGTTATGTAGAGCTACGAAATATTGATTTGAATCCATTTGAAACGAATGGAATTAGCTATGAACAAGCGGAATTTCTTCATATTTTCTCTCTATATCTTCTGCAGAAAGACGAACA
It encodes the following:
- a CDS encoding peptidylprolyl isomerase, whose translation is MFKRNKALYFMMSILALAILLVGCGKATEEEPAETTTETPKEEPKEQAVDYSADVKENPVVTITMENDEQIVLELEPTVAPNSVANFISLIEDGYYDGLIFHRVIPGFMIQGGDSSGDGTGGPGYSIDGEFSSNGFENNMKHERGVLSMARAQDPNSAGSQFFIMTDETASLDGEYAAFGKVIEGMETVDAIVANETDAMDKPVEEQKMKTVEVDTKGFDYPKPTTH
- the fghA gene encoding S-formylglutathione hydrolase — its product is MNVERVEQRRSFGGKQNKYNHYSEVLKCDMTFSIFLPSNTEQKEIPLIWFLSGLTCTDDNFSQKSGFQSLAEKHQAAVIIPDTSPRGEDVADDEAFDLGQGAGFYLNATEEPWAKNYQMYTYVTQELSKIAATLVPNFSGKESIMGHSMGGYGALMIGMKNADRFKAISAFSPISSPSDVPWGIKAFTTYLGEDKATWKEWDTAELVKEAGIPPILITQGTADGFYPEQLNEKPFLENAKQHNQAVEYNKVDGYDHSYFFISSFLEEHFDFHMKNLG
- a CDS encoding DUF1456 family protein encodes the protein MNNNDILSRLRYALDLKDSAVVEMFALGGLKTNRAEVKEMLTKTNEDSTDEMQMNEYAKEIDNITLESFLNGLIISKRGVPENTGNAPQPFLMSEEGHRNVNNILLKKVKIALALTSEDMLDILESVGVTISKNELSAVLRKEGHRNYKPCGDRYARNFLKGLAIRYRDTDTEN
- a CDS encoding S-(hydroxymethyl)glutathione dehydrogenase/class III alcohol dehydrogenase, whose protein sequence is MKSRAAVAFKPGEPLKIVEIDVEEPKANEVLVKILYTSVCHTDAYTLSGDDAEGVFPAVLGHEGAGVVVSIGEGVTSVKPGDHVIPLYTPECGKCKFCLSGKTNLCGAIRETQGKGLMPDGTTRFSYNGEPIYHYMGTSTFSEYTVVSEISLVKVEDHNVPLDKVCLFGCGVTTGIGAVHKTAKVEEGAVTAVFGLGAIGLAVIQGLKQAKASRIIAIDLNEDKFELAKKMGATDFINPSKFDKPIQEVIVDMTDGGVDYSFECIGNVEVMKAALECCHKGWGESIIIGVAGAGKEIHTRPFQLVTGRVWRGSAFGGVKGRTELPGMIDDYMDGEIDLDSFITHQLNFTDINEAFDLLHKGESIRSILTYGE
- a CDS encoding winged helix-turn-helix transcriptional regulator, with the protein product MVIHYKDKQYFTSKDLALSVIGGRWKIAIIWCLLHESPLRLSEMQKKLPDANQRMLIRQLRELEEDNIVTRYVYPVVPPKVEYQLSETGLLLEPVVTSICNFGDQFLQTIEADQTTVD
- a CDS encoding DUF817 domain-containing protein codes for the protein MNSHRIQTRVVHAIKQLGTFGWQQALSCIFPVIIFASLALTQIITLPFLPRYDWLLLIFVATQWWMVRSGLETRDELKVITLFHMIGLTLEIFKVHMGSWSYPEEGYFKILGVPLYSGFMYASVASYLCQAWRRLDVQLIQWPSFYIVVPLSIAIYGNFFTHHYWIDMRWWLSVLVLIVFWRASVRYQVNDVSYRMPLALSFVLIGFFVWIAENIATFFGAWTYPNQSETWHLVGIGKLSSWLLLVIVSFLIVATLKQIKKE